The genomic region TCTTAAGAATATAACAAAGTTTTATAAAGATGGAAATTTAGAGTATAGAGCTTTATATAATATTTCTTTTGATATAGATTATGGAGAATATGTTTTTATATATGGGGGAAGCGGATCTGGTAAAACTACGTTATTAAACATTTTAGGATGTATGGATACTTTTGATTATGGTAAGTATACTTTTTGTGATATGGATATAGGAAATAAAAAAGATATTGAATTATCTAGACTTAGAAATGAAAAATTCGGTTTTATATCTAACAGTATTAAGTTGATACCTGAGCTTAATTTATTTGAAAATGTTGGAATACCACTTTTGTATTCAAAATTCTCAAAAGAAGAAAAAAGAGAAAGAATACTCAAATATTTGTCTATGTTTTCTATAGAGAAATATAAATATTTATCTATTGACTCTTTGTGTAAAAAAGATAAGCAAATGGCTTGTATAGCTAGAGCGTTAGTTGGAGGAGCTAAGATAATTATAGGAGATGAGCCTTGTAAGTACTTAGAAAGAAGTGATTGTAAAGAAA from Candidatus Arthromitus sp. SFB-mouse-Japan harbors:
- a CDS encoding ABC transporter ATP-binding protein; the encoded protein is MMMSLKNITKFYKDGNLEYRALYNISFDIDYGEYVFIYGGSGSGKTTLLNILGCMDTFDYGKYTFCDMDIGNKKDIELSRLRNEKFGFISNSIKLIPELNLFENVGIPLLYSKFSKEEKRERILKYLSMFSIEKYKYLSIDSLCKKDKQMACIARALVGGAKIIIGDEPCKYLERSDCKEIFEILFSLNKQGITLIISGAELNPYLDVGKVINLRDGMM